The genomic stretch CTCGTCGGTACGCGTCGACCTCGCGCTGGACGGCGCGTTCGGCCTCGTCCGGTCCGACGGCGTTCAGAAACCCGACCTCGCCGAGGTTGACGCCGAGTATCGGTGTCCCGTTGGCCCCGCGCGCGGCGAAGAGGAAGGTCCCGTCCCCCCCGATACTCACCACGAGGTCACACTCGTCGAAACGGTCGACTGAACAACCGACGTCCGCACGGTCCAGCGCGGCGGCCGTCGTCGCGTCGAAGCGTGTCCGGACGTCGCTCTCGTCGAGTCGCGCCCCCAACGTCCGTGCCAGCGCCGCGGCGCGGTCGTTGTCCCGTTGGGCGACGATGCCGACTTCCATACCCCGCGTAACCCCCCCGGTGAGAAAAGCCCACCGTCACCGCGGAATCAATGTTGAGAGACAGGGCGGCAAAATATATACGAACCGGCTCGAAACAGGCTCCAATGGCGGTCCGAGTCGGTCTTGTCGAGTTCGACTGCCGGAGGGGGTTCCGTGAGTAGCGACGACGACTGGTTCGAGCGCGCGTTCGCGGACGACGAGACCGAGGACCACTCCGACGAGGAGCGTCGCGACGAAGCCGGCGAACGAGCCGAACCGACCGAGGCTGTCGCCGAATCCAAGGAGGGGGCCGACCCGGAGCCGTCCGCTCCGTTCGCCGAGACCGAGACCGAGACCGAGACCGAGACTGAAGCCGAAGTCGACGCTGGAGCCGACTCCCCGTTCGCGGAGGACTTCTCGGACGCGTTCGATAGCGCCCCAGACCCCGACGCGGGGCTCGGCGGGTCGTCACGGAACGAGTCCGCCGAGAGCGGCGGCCCGTTCGGTGGCGTGGACGGACTCGCGTTCGGGGATGCGGACGCAGGCGGGTTCTCGACGAACGAGTTCGACGAAGCGGAACTCGACTCTCAACTCGACAGGGTCTCTATCGGTATCGAAGGGCTGGACGAGATGATTCTCGGGGGTATCCCGACCCGGTCACTCATCACCGCCATCGGGAGTGCCGGGACGGGAAAGACCACCATCGGGATGCAGTTTCTCAACACGGCCCTGGCGAACGACGAGCGAGCGGTCTACATCTCGCTGGAGGAGAGCCGACAGCGGGTCCTCGACACCGCAGAGGAGAAAGGCTGGGAGTTCCGGCGGTACGAACGGGAGGGCTCGCTCGCCGTCGTCGACCTCGACCCCGTCGAGATGGCGAACTCGCTCGCGAGCATCCGCAACGACCTGACCCGACTCATCAGCGACTTCGGCGCTGGACGGCTCGTCCTCGACTCGGTCTCGCTCCTCGAGATGATGTACGACCACCCCGCTCGTCGCCGTAGTGAGGTGTTCCAGTTCACGCGGGCGCTCAAGGAGGCCGGTGTGACGACGCTCGTCACGAGCGAGGCGAGCGACACCGACCCCTTCGCCTCTCGACACGGCATCATCGAGTATCTCGCCGACGCCGTCTTGATTCTCCAGTACGTCCGGTCGAACAACTTTCAGGAGACGCGGCTGGCGATCGAGATACAGAAGATTCGTGACGCCAACCACTCGCGGCAGCCGAAGCCGTACGAGATTACGAGCGACGGCATCAGCGTCCACCAGCAGGCGAACCTGTTCTGAGTTCGAGCTACCGCACGATCGTGACGGGAACTGGCGACCGCCGGACGACGGCCTCGGCGACGCTCCCCAGGACGACCCGCGAGACGCCCGTGCGTCCGTGGCTCCCCATGACGACGTGGTCGACGTCTTGTGCGACTTCGACGATGCTCGCCGCCGGCCGGCCGGCTACGACGACCTGTTCGGCGTCGACGCCGACCTCCTCGGCCAACTCCGTGAGGCGCGTTTCGGCCTCTCGGCGTGCCCGCTCGTACCACTCTTCGGCACCGGACGGAAAGGCGCTCCCGGTGTAGCCGGTGTCGACCGGGTCGATGACGCTCAGGAGGACGACGTCGGCGTCGGGCCACTCGTCGGTGACGAACCGTATCGCTTCCGCCGACTGCGGGGAGCCGTCGACGGGAACGAGGATACGTTTCACCATGGCACTGCGAACGCGACCAGCGTGCAAGAATCATGGGGGCGTCGCGCTCGCCGTCGGCGCTCGATGGAAGCTGGCGAACAGGTGGTACACGGGCGGTCACAGGACGGCGTACCACGCGGCCGCGGGACGTCCTGCGATGGCTCGTCAGGGCACGCGGTCAGTAGGCTGCGGCCTCGTATGTGAACGTCCGTGACGACCCACCCCCGGGAACCGAACGCAGCCCACACGACGACCCGCCGCTCCCGACCTCTAGTCGCCGTGGCGCGTCACGCAGGTCGACAGCCCCGTCAGTTCGACGGGCTCGGAGTTGTCGGGCGAGTAGATGACCATCTGTCCCTTCTCCATGTAGGGCACCTTGTCCTCCAGCGTCGAGGGGATGTTCACCGACTTGATGGCGTCCTCGTCGCCGAGGTTGAGCACGAGCTTCGTGTTCACCTGCTTGAACACGGGGTCGGCGATGTCCTGTGGGTCCTGCGTGATGAGGAACAGGCCGAGTCGCTCCTTCCGGCCCTGTTTCGCCGCCTCGGTGAACTTGTGAACGACCTTCCGCGCCTGCACGGAGTCGGCGTCCGCGAGGAAGTTGTGCGCCTCGTCCATCCCCAGCACGACCGGCGTCCGCTTGATGCGGTCGTACGTGGGGTCGTTCGAGAGCTTCTCGTCGACGAGGAGGCTCGCGACGGCGAGGACCACCGTGACGGCAGCCCGCGAGTCGTTGATGTGATACGTCGGGACGACGGTGAGCCCGCCCGGACGGACGAACTCGTGGACCTGTTCGGTGATGGGGCGGGCGGCCTGGTCGAACACGTTGCTGAACGTCGCCGAGCGGACCCGACGCTTCACCGCGTCGAACGTCGCCTCGTGGACGCGGCCGGTCTCGTGGAGGTCCTCTTTGAGCCCCGGGTCGTCGAGGTACGTCTTGAACTGCTCGTACGTTCCGTCGTCGCCCGCTTGCCGGAAGAACCGGTAGATGAGTTCCTCGAGGGCGTTGTACTGGTTGTCGTTGAGGGCCGCACCAGCGACGAGCCAGGGGCGAGCGCGGGTCATCGAGAACGGAATCGTGAACCGCGCCTGCTCGGCGCGATGTCCCTCCCCGGGATAGGTCGAGCCGCCGACCTCGGGGACGAACGCGACGGTGTCGTCGTAGCCGCCGTAGGCGACGCCCTCGCGGTCGAACTGCCGGGCGATGTCGCCGTCGAGCGCCGGGTTGTCGTCGTGCATCTGGGCGTACTCGTCCTGTGGGTCGAACTGGACGACGGCGGGGGCGACGTTGCGGCCGTCGTCCATCCGATACCGGGTGTCGAGGAACTGCCGGAGCACGTTCTTCGAGGCGTGGGTCTTTCCCGACCCCGTCCCACCGGCCACCAGCAGGTGCCTGAACACGAGCGGGTCGCCGTCGGCGTAGTCGTTCTTCAGTCGGTAGTCTATCGTCGGCGGCGACGCCGCGGTGCGGACCTTCTCGCCACCGACCGAGAGGTGTCCAAGGAAGACGCCGTCACGGGGAATCTTCAGCCCCGCCTTGATCTGAGCGGCGTCCGTCGCCTCCTGCACGACCGCGCCGGGCTTCGGCACCCGGTCGGTCATCCGGCGCTTCCACTCCTCGTCCGTCTCGTCGTAGAACAAGACGGCGACGGGGTCGAGTTCGGAGACGAACTTGTAGTCACGCTCTTCGAAGTCGTCGCGACGCATCGCCCGTCGGGCGGCGATCTCCGTCGCGTCGTCCTCGTGGAACTCCTGGGCGTACTCGAGGGCCGTGATTCGACAAAAGAGCAGTTCACGGTCGGGATACGGGACGAGGAGGTACTTCCCCAGTCGGACGGAGTCGCGGTTGCCGACGGTGACGAACGCCTCCATCGCGGTGTCGTCGCCGTCTTCTGCCACCCGGAGGCCGCGGGAGACGGAGACGACGCCGAGGCCGCGGTCCGTTCCGGCGGGGGAGACGTCGTAGGGCTCGAACGGCGTCCTCGCGTCCGCCTCCCGCCCGTTCGTCGTCTCGCCGTCCGCTTCCGCCGCGCCGTCTGCCTGCGCTCCGTCGCCGCGTTCGTCCCCGGTGTCGGGTTCGGGCTCAGCCGCCGTCTCGGACCGTCCAGCAGCGTCACCGAAGTCAGTAAAATCACCGAGGTCGGACATATCTCACGCAGGGAGAGCCGCGGATAAATCCCTTTCCCCGTTTCGGTGTCACCCCGAGCGTGGCGCTTTATCCCTCGGAGCCCCTATCACTCGTATGTTACTGATTCGGGGGCTCGGCGGCGGAACCGGCCTCACGGGGACGCTGTACGAGCGTGGGGAGACGCCGCCGAGTTTCCGGGGAGCGCCGGACGAAGACGCCCCGTACGTCTGGGTCTGCGACGAGTTCTACGAGGTCGAAAGCGGTGGCTCCGTGACGACCATCGACGGCCGGCAGATTCACGTCGCGTTCGAATCGCCCATGCCTCGCGGGTTCGAGACGAAAGAGCAGGCGCTCGACGCGGCCGAAGAACACCTCAGAACCCAGTTCGCACGCGTCGGCGTCCCGTCCGACGAGGTCACCATCGAAGTCGAGCGCACGGAGCCGTGAGCGGACTCGGATTCAGACTCAGCTGAGTCCCCAGCGCTCCTCGTCGTAGCGGCGGACCGCGTCGGAGTCGAGGTATTCCTCCAGTTTCCGGCGGAGCGCCGCCTTCTCGCCCTGGCTGACCCGTGCGAGTTCGTCCGCTTTCTGGACGGCCGGCGGCGGCCCCCGCCCGACGGCGACGTCGTGGAGCACCTGCTGGGTGAGCCGCTCTCGCGTCTCCTCGTCGCGGACGAACGCCGCCGGCGATTCGACCCGATACAGTACGTCGGTCCGAGGGTCGTAGACCGGAAGGAAGGCCACCTCGTAGTCCTCGGGCGAGAACCTCCGGTCGATGCCGAGTGCGTCCCCACGCTTCGACATCGTCTTATCGGTTCCACTCCGGGAGACGAACCAGTTCGTGAAGGTGAGACCGTCCGTCCGGCGCTCGCCGGCCTCGTCGTCCCACCGCTCGAGGAGCCGGGTGAAGAGCGCCGCGTCGTCGGTCCAGGGGGCCTCGACGCCCTTCTTCCGGAGGGTGCGGACGATGCCCCGAGCGGCGGGGTTCTTGACGAACCCGACGAGCGGGACGTCCCGCTCGACGAACGTCTCGACGAGGCGGACGTAGTTCTCGACGACGTCGCGGGGCGCGGCCTCGCTCACGAGGTCCCGAAGCTCCCGCTCGCCGTCCTGCCAGGTGAGGACCTCCATCGGGTACAGCGGGCCGTCGAGGACGAGCAGGTCGTCGACGGTGTCGGCCTGCAACAGCGCGTGCTCGCTCTCGGCGAGGTACAGCGCGAGCGCGTGGACGACCCCCTCGGCGTAGCGGTCGACGCGGGGGGCGTGCAGCACCTTCCGCCGCGAGTAGCCCTCGTCGTCGACGATCCAGTCCGTCTCGCAGTCGACTGTCGGGTCGTTCGCGTGGACGGTCACGACGAGCGTCCGGGCGCGGTGGAGGTCGAGGTCCGAGGGGACCCCGGCCATCGCCGCCTGCGCCACGTCGAGGACGAGGCCGTTCTTGAACGTGGTGGGGTTGATGGTCCCCGAGTCGAGGCCGTGTGTCGTCTCGAACGGTGGTTCGGCGAGGGCGACGTCCTCGATGGGTGCCGACCGGAGGCGTTTCTCGCCGACGGGCTCGACCACGACGCGCGAGCCGTCGCGGAGCGGGTCGAGGAAGTTCTCCCAGACCTCGGTTGCGAGGTCGCCGTGGTCGGCGTCGTCGACGGCCCGGGCGATGGCGCTCGCCAGCCGAGCGATGCCGTCGACGTGGACGCGGTCGAGAGTCATACTCGGTCTCGCGCTCCCGACTACGAAAACCCTGTCCTCGCCCCGGTCCGTTCTCGTGTCTCGCCGTCGCGCCGACATCCTCATCCCCTTGCCCGTCGAAGGCTCTCTCGAATGCCACCCACGGCTGTCGCGTTCGACCTCGACTACACGCTGGCGGTTCCCACCAGGGACCGTCAGACCATCCTCTCCGAGGCCGCGCGGGTCGCCGGTGCGCCGCCGCTCTCTCGGGAGGCGTATCTCGCCGCCCACGCGAAGTGTCTCACCGAGGAGACGCGCGAACCCATCTTCGCGACGCTCCTCGCGGAACACGACCACGACACGGAAGCCTCTCCGGCCGCCGTCGCCGAGGCGTACCGCGACCTCATCGCGGAGGCACTCGTCCCCGTCGCGGGGGTCGAAGGGATGCTCGACACGCTCCGACGCGAGTACCGCGTCGGGTTGCTCACGAACGGCCCCGTCGTCGCCCAGCACGACAAACTCCGAAAGCTCGACTGGGTCGGCGCGTTCGACGTCGAACTCGTCACCGGGTCGCTCGCGGCGGGCAAGCCCGACTCCCGGGCGTTCGAGGCTCTGCTCTCGGAACTCGGCACGCCGCCCGAGGAACTCGTCTACGTCGGCGACGACGTCGACGCGGACATCGAAGGTGCCGCCGCCGCCGGCATCACTCCGGTCCAGGTCACCTTCGACGGGAGTGCCGACCCCCACCCCGACGCCGTCGCGACCCTCGGACGGGACGCGCTCGCGACCGACCTCCCGGCGCTGTTGACCCGACTCTGACCCACCGGCCGACGGGCCCCGGCTCAGGCGCTCGCCGCCCCGTCGACCGCCGCAACGACCGCCTCGAAGACAGTGACGACCCGTTTCACCTCGGCCCCGTCCTCGACGAACACCAGCGTTCGCGGGGGGCGAGACGCCTTCGGCCGGACGCGAAGCCCCTCGTCGCTCGCGACCTCGGCGGCCGTCTCCTGCTCGACGAGGAACTCCACGCGGGCGCGGTCGGGCTGGACGAAGACGACGGCCAGGTCGAACGCCCCGCTCCTGTCGGTACTGTCGTCCCGTCTGGTCACTCGATACGCGTGCGCCCCGTCGGGCGTCGGTGTCACCTCCCTGTCGGCGTCGGTGATGGCGACCCGTGCGAGCGCGTCGCCGAGGCCGTCGAGTTCCGAGGCGAGGAACTCGGCGATGCGCTTCCCGTCTCCGAGGCGGTCGTCGACCATCTACCCCTCCACGAGCGAGCGCCGCACTTCGTCTGCGAGCCCGCCCACGTCGACGTCGCGGCGGCGGGCGTAGAGGACGGCGGCGGCCTCGATGGTCACGCCGAGGTCGCGCTGGAGACGGTTGACCGCGGCGACGGCCTCCTGTTTTTCCACCCCGTCTGCGACGATCTCGTTCAACAGGCGCTCGAACGTCGACTGCGACTGGAGGATGGACTCGTCGGGCGTGAACCCGTCCGGAATCTCGACGTCTCCCGGCGCGAACGCCGCGACCAGGTCGCCCTCGTCGCGCTCGACGAGGCCCCGGCCGGCGGCGATGTCGATGAGGCGCTTCGCCTGGTCGGGTGAGAACCACTCGCGGTCGAGCGACAGCGCGACGACGAACTCCCCCTCGCCGAGTCGGTCGGTCCCGTGCTGGCGGAACGGGACGGCGACGGTGACCTCCATGCTCATACTCCGTGGGGGACGGGCGAGCGGATTAACCGTTGTGTGTCTCTCCGCCGAGTGGGGGAGAGACTGCGGTGGGACGATTCGATGTGTGGACGTGGTGTGGGTGTGGCGGTCCCGGCGACGGCACGGGACACGGGTGCGGTGGCCCGTCGTTCCCTCCTGTGTCCTCCAGCCTGAACGGTCGTGTACCGACCCGGACCCACCGACTCGTCCACGCGGCCACACCGACCCTGTCTGGCTGTCCCGTGTTCGCACAGCTCACCGTAGAGCGCGCGAGTCGTGCGATTCAAGTAGTCGCTGGCTCTCTATCCCCGTATGAAGCACCAGGGACGCTCGATGACGAAGCGGACGGGTGGTCGAATCAAGCCCGCTCGGAACAAGAAACGCTACGAGCAGGGTCGCGAAGCCAGCGAGACTACTGTCGGCGAGCCGCGGTTCCAGACCATCGACTCGCGCGGGAACGCGACCAAGACGCGCGCGCTCTCGACGAACGTCGCACAGATCTCCGACGGCGCGGAGACGGTCCACGGCGAAATCATCGGCGTCGAGGACAACCCCGCGAACGTCAACTACAAGCGACGGAACATCATCACGAAGGGCGCCATCATCACCGTCGAGGTCGACGGCGAGGAGAAGGAAGCGCGCGTCACCTCGCGTCCCGGGCAGGACGGTCAGGTCAACGCCGTCTTCGAGTAACACGACTCGACACGCGCTCTCGACCGGACTCGGTTCGGCTCTTCCGGTTCTCTCGTTCTCACAGTCGTCGGTCAGT from Salinigranum halophilum encodes the following:
- a CDS encoding KaiC domain-containing protein: MSSDDDWFERAFADDETEDHSDEERRDEAGERAEPTEAVAESKEGADPEPSAPFAETETETETETEAEVDAGADSPFAEDFSDAFDSAPDPDAGLGGSSRNESAESGGPFGGVDGLAFGDADAGGFSTNEFDEAELDSQLDRVSIGIEGLDEMILGGIPTRSLITAIGSAGTGKTTIGMQFLNTALANDERAVYISLEESRQRVLDTAEEKGWEFRRYEREGSLAVVDLDPVEMANSLASIRNDLTRLISDFGAGRLVLDSVSLLEMMYDHPARRRSEVFQFTRALKEAGVTTLVTSEASDTDPFASRHGIIEYLADAVLILQYVRSNNFQETRLAIEIQKIRDANHSRQPKPYEITSDGISVHQQANLF
- a CDS encoding universal stress protein encodes the protein MVKRILVPVDGSPQSAEAIRFVTDEWPDADVVLLSVIDPVDTGYTGSAFPSGAEEWYERARREAETRLTELAEEVGVDAEQVVVAGRPAASIVEVAQDVDHVVMGSHGRTGVSRVVLGSVAEAVVRRSPVPVTIVR
- a CDS encoding ATP-binding protein; amino-acid sequence: MSDLGDFTDFGDAAGRSETAAEPEPDTGDERGDGAQADGAAEADGETTNGREADARTPFEPYDVSPAGTDRGLGVVSVSRGLRVAEDGDDTAMEAFVTVGNRDSVRLGKYLLVPYPDRELLFCRITALEYAQEFHEDDATEIAARRAMRRDDFEERDYKFVSELDPVAVLFYDETDEEWKRRMTDRVPKPGAVVQEATDAAQIKAGLKIPRDGVFLGHLSVGGEKVRTAASPPTIDYRLKNDYADGDPLVFRHLLVAGGTGSGKTHASKNVLRQFLDTRYRMDDGRNVAPAVVQFDPQDEYAQMHDDNPALDGDIARQFDREGVAYGGYDDTVAFVPEVGGSTYPGEGHRAEQARFTIPFSMTRARPWLVAGAALNDNQYNALEELIYRFFRQAGDDGTYEQFKTYLDDPGLKEDLHETGRVHEATFDAVKRRVRSATFSNVFDQAARPITEQVHEFVRPGGLTVVPTYHINDSRAAVTVVLAVASLLVDEKLSNDPTYDRIKRTPVVLGMDEAHNFLADADSVQARKVVHKFTEAAKQGRKERLGLFLITQDPQDIADPVFKQVNTKLVLNLGDEDAIKSVNIPSTLEDKVPYMEKGQMVIYSPDNSEPVELTGLSTCVTRHGD
- a CDS encoding DUF7113 family protein; protein product: MLLIRGLGGGTGLTGTLYERGETPPSFRGAPDEDAPYVWVCDEFYEVESGGSVTTIDGRQIHVAFESPMPRGFETKEQALDAAEEHLRTQFARVGVPSDEVTIEVERTEP
- a CDS encoding DNA double-strand break repair nuclease NurA, producing the protein MTLDRVHVDGIARLASAIARAVDDADHGDLATEVWENFLDPLRDGSRVVVEPVGEKRLRSAPIEDVALAEPPFETTHGLDSGTINPTTFKNGLVLDVAQAAMAGVPSDLDLHRARTLVVTVHANDPTVDCETDWIVDDEGYSRRKVLHAPRVDRYAEGVVHALALYLAESEHALLQADTVDDLLVLDGPLYPMEVLTWQDGERELRDLVSEAAPRDVVENYVRLVETFVERDVPLVGFVKNPAARGIVRTLRKKGVEAPWTDDAALFTRLLERWDDEAGERRTDGLTFTNWFVSRSGTDKTMSKRGDALGIDRRFSPEDYEVAFLPVYDPRTDVLYRVESPAAFVRDEETRERLTQQVLHDVAVGRGPPPAVQKADELARVSQGEKAALRRKLEEYLDSDAVRRYDEERWGLS
- a CDS encoding HAD family hydrolase produces the protein MPPTAVAFDLDYTLAVPTRDRQTILSEAARVAGAPPLSREAYLAAHAKCLTEETREPIFATLLAEHDHDTEASPAAVAEAYRDLIAEALVPVAGVEGMLDTLRREYRVGLLTNGPVVAQHDKLRKLDWVGAFDVELVTGSLAAGKPDSRAFEALLSELGTPPEELVYVGDDVDADIEGAAAAGITPVQVTFDGSADPHPDAVATLGRDALATDLPALLTRL
- a CDS encoding DUF2240 family protein, whose protein sequence is MSMEVTVAVPFRQHGTDRLGEGEFVVALSLDREWFSPDQAKRLIDIAAGRGLVERDEGDLVAAFAPGDVEIPDGFTPDESILQSQSTFERLLNEIVADGVEKQEAVAAVNRLQRDLGVTIEAAAVLYARRRDVDVGGLADEVRRSLVEG
- a CDS encoding 30S ribosomal protein S8e; translation: MKHQGRSMTKRTGGRIKPARNKKRYEQGREASETTVGEPRFQTIDSRGNATKTRALSTNVAQISDGAETVHGEIIGVEDNPANVNYKRRNIITKGAIITVEVDGEEKEARVTSRPGQDGQVNAVFE